The Engystomops pustulosus chromosome 4, aEngPut4.maternal, whole genome shotgun sequence genome contains a region encoding:
- the TEX9 gene encoding testis-expressed protein 9 isoform X3, which translates to MQEELDNITHECSKKDDENRNLTSRVKDLEEERVRLQRTSSIQQTQADKYKTLFEEANKKSDGLQHQLSALEKELENIKRIQKQSASNQSATEVRLNRAMEETEKYKMELNKLKQSNKDTANQERKRIEELKLENKKLEKQKSELMAGFKKQLKLIDILKRQKMHIESAKMLSFTEEEFMKALEWGVS; encoded by the exons ATGCAGGAGGAGCTGGACAATATAACTCATGAATGCAGTAAGAAG GACGATGAAAATCGCAACCTTACATCTCGTGTAAAGGACCTTGAAGAGGAACGTGTAAGGCTACAGAGAACATCCAGTATACAGCAGACCCAGGCAGACAAATACAAGACTTTATTTGAAGAAGCCAATAAGAAGAGTGATGGCTTACAGCATCAACTCTCTGCACTTGAGAAG GAACTGGAAAACATTAAAAGAATACAGAAACAGTCTGCGAGCAATCAAAGTGCTACTGAGGTTCGTCTGAACAGAGCCATGGAGGAAACAGAGAAATACAAAATGGAACTTAATAAACTTAAGCAAAGTAACAAG GATACCGCTAACCAAGAAAGGAAAAGGATTGAAGAATTGAAACTCGAAAATAAGAAGCTGGAGAAGCAGAAATCTGAGTTGATGGCTGGATTTAAAAAACAACTCAAGCTAATTGATATTTTAAAAAGACAAAAG ATGCATATTGAATCCGCCAAGATGCTGTCTTTTACAGAAGAAGAGTTCATGAAGGCACTAGAGTGGGGGGTCTCCTAA